In Poecile atricapillus isolate bPoeAtr1 chromosome 12, bPoeAtr1.hap1, whole genome shotgun sequence, one DNA window encodes the following:
- the XPNPEP2 gene encoding xaa-Pro aminopeptidase 2, which yields MCPPLWIAAWALLLHGCAAGRAPPAPSTRNDIRDCSADPPYLPPTATNTTARLAALRSLMRTHGAHAYIVPSTDAHMSEYISERDARLGWLTGFTGSAGTAVVTQDAAALWTDSRYWTQAERELDCNWELQRTSSVESIAMWILSAVPAEGNVALDPFLFSIDTWNSYSRALHGSGRTLLPLETNLVDEAWGDQRPLPSSSEIYSLPAEFTGSSWQKKVAGIRQRMEQHVRRPTAVLLSGLEETAWLFNLRGDDIPYNPVFYSYTLLTSSTISLFVEQRRLSEAARGSLLSGCPGPLCVELRDYGQVSAHLRRYAQGNVTVWLGTEYTTYGLYGIIPQEKLLEENYSPVMMAKAVKNAHEQEMLRAAHVRDAVAVIQYLLWLEKKVPQGQVDEFSGAQHIDALRWAQEHSHGPSFQSISASGLNAALAHYSPSNGSSRMLSVREMYLFDTGGQYLDGTTDITRTVHWGEPTPLQKEAYTRVLMGNIDLSRLVFPSNTAGRTVESFARRALWDVGLNYGHGTGHGIGNFLSVHEWPVGFQSNNVPLEAGMFTSIEPGYYQDGEFGIRIEDVAVVVEAQTEHQSEEEPFLTFELVSLVPYDRNLIDLSLLSPEQIRYLNSYYERIRAHVGPELRRQRLEEEHAWLQESTEPFPVSSAGTAAAGTLALTSLLSVLLSGLGA from the exons ATGTGTCCCCCGCTCTGGATCGCAGCCTGGGCGCTCCTGCTCCACG GCTGTGCTGCGGGGAGGGCACCGCCGGCTCCTTCCACCAGGAATGACATCCGGGATTGCTCCGCGGACCCACCG TACCTGCCACCGACGGCCACCAACACGACGGCTCGTCTGGCCGCGCTGCGGAGCCTCATGCGGACCCACGGCGCCCACGCCTACATCGTGCCCTCCACGGATGCCCACATG AGCGAGTACATCTCCGAGCGGGACGCCCGGCTGGGCTGGCTCACGGGTTTCACCGGCTCTGCAG gcACCGCTGTGGTGACACAGGACGCGGCTGCCCTGTGGACTGACAGCCGCTACTGGACCCAGGCGGAGCGGGAGCTGGACTGCaactgggagctgcagaggacAT cctCCGTCGAGTCCATCGCGATGTGGATCCTGAGTGCGGTTCCTGCCGAGGGGAACGTCGCTTTGGACCCCTTCCTGTTCTCCATCG ACACCTGGAACAGCTACAGCCGAGCCCTGCACGGCTCCGGCCGGACCCTGCTCCCCCTCGAGACCAACCTTGTGGATGAGGCGTGGGGTGACCAGAGaccccttccctcctccagcGAGATCTACAGCCTGCCAGCAGAGTTCACAG ggagcagctggcagAAGAAGGTGGCTGGGATCCGGCAGCGGATGGAGCAGCATGTGAGGCGCCCCACGGCCGTGCTGCTGTCGGGGCTGGAGGAGACGGCCT GGCTCTTCAACCTCCGCGGAGATGACATCCCCTACAACCCCGTCTTCTACTCCTACACCCTCCTGACCAGCAGCACCATAAG CCTGTTCGTGGAGCAGCGGCGGCTCTCGGAGgcggctcggggctcgctgctCTCGGGCTGCCCGGGGCCGCTGTGCGTGGAGCTGCGGGACTACGGGCAGGTGAGCGCCCACCTGCGCCGCTACGCCCAGGGCAACGTCACGGTGTGGCTGGGCACCGAGTACACCACGTACGGCCTCTACGGCATCATCCCCCAG gagaagctgctggaggagaacTACTCGCCTGTCATGATGGCCAAGGCTGTGAAAAACGCCCACGAGCAGGAGATGCTGCGAGCTGCCCAC GTCCGGGACGCGGTGGCCGTCATCCAGTACCTGCTGTGGTTGGAGAAGAAGGTCCCGCAGGGGCAGGTGGACGAGTTTTCGGGGGCTCAGCACATCGATGCACTTCGCTG GGCCCAGGAGCACAGCCACGGGCCCAGCTTCCAGTCCATCTCTGCCAGCGGGCTCAACGCAGCGCTGGCTCACTACAG cccctccaacGGGAGCAGCCGGATGCTGTCTGTGAGGGAGATGTACCTCTTTGACACCGGAGGGCAATACCT ggatgggacaaCAGACATCACTCGTACAGTGCACTGGGGCGAGCCCACCCCGCTCCAGAAG GAAGCGTACACCCGTGTGCTGATGGGCAACATCGACCTCTCCCGCCTCGTCTTCCCATCCAACACAGCAG GGAGAACGGTGGAGTCCTTCGCCCGCCGGGCACTCTGGGACGTTGGACTCAACTACGGCCATGGGACCGGCCACGGCATCGGCAACTTCCTCTCAGTCCATGAGT GGCCCGTGGGTTTCCAGTCCAACAACGTGCCGCTGGAGGCCGGCATGTTCACCTCCATCG AGCCAGGGTATTACCAGGATGGCGAGTTCGGGATCCGCATTGAGGACGTCGCCGTCGTGGTGGAGGCACAGACTGAG CACCAGAGTGAGGAGGAGCCTTTCCTGACCTTCGAGCTGGTGTCCCTGGTGCCCTATGACCGCAACCTCATCGACCTCAgcctcctgtccccagagcag